In Arachis hypogaea cultivar Tifrunner chromosome 2, arahy.Tifrunner.gnm2.J5K5, whole genome shotgun sequence, a genomic segment contains:
- the LOC112723165 gene encoding uncharacterized protein, with protein MSPNQFVYGKACHFPVELEHRVYWATRFLNFDAKVAGEKRLLQLNALDEFRHSAYENAKLYKEKAKKWHDKKIASRVFKPDQKVLLLNSRLKLFFGKLKSRWSRPFVVTRVSPYGHVELQDRNSDNKFIVNGQRVKHYLGDEIDRQISTHLLT; from the coding sequence ATGTCTCCAAACCAGTTTGTCTATGGTAAAGCATGTCATTTTCCAGTGGAGTTGGAGCACAGAGTATATTGGGCAACAAGGTtcttaaactttgatgccaaggttgcaggagaaaaaaggttgctTCAATTGAATGCGCTTGATGAGTTCAGACACtctgcttatgagaatgccaagctctacaaGGAGAAGgccaaaaagtggcatgacaagaagatagcTTCAAGAGTATTTAAGCCTGACCAGAAGGTTTTACTATTGAATTCTCGGCTCAAACTCTTTTTTGGAAAGCTCAAGTCAAGATGGTCAAGACCCTTCGTGGTCACTAGAGTGTCACCCTATGGTCATGTAGAACTTCAAGATAGGAACTCAGACAACAAATTCATAGTTAATGGCCAAAGGGTGAAACACTATCTTGGAGATGAGATTGATCGCCAGATATCCACCCATCTGCTAACATAG
- the LOC140176839 gene encoding uncharacterized protein, which produces MASTQANASENPTNIPASQSGRGVYRLKHHLAGTQKDVGACTTVSDEVKKQMWDVVSGLQVNLMKKTNMGGVSPGEATKEVDTTGEKRKGKELDGNIFNKTHISTQLTINNIFKKNLREKVCLEISAFFYNNGIPFNVSRSEEYSRMFEKAIRYGQGFKPPSYHELRVPLLKKHVELVQQSLEEHREYWKQVGCTIMTDGWTDKRKRTILNFLVNSPKGTVFLKSIDASHITKTADKIFKMIDDVVEEVGEENVIQVVTDNAANYKAAGEMLMKKRKKLFWTPCAAHCIDLINALIALLHIHTKGKDLVRPGLTRFATSYLTLGCLNDNKGSLIKMFLSDQWTSSNFAKTKDGKIIASVVLDKVFWKEVVICLRAAYPLLHVLRMVDSEEKPAMGFIYEEMTSAKEKIRDAFQGVETSYIPIWHIIDARWGNQLHRPLHAAVYYLNPQIHYSSGFKIAYELKKQFYACMERMIGNPNLITRMDVHTKRRNRLKAKTMNDVVFVMTNSRLAKKKQTRRSLDYDYSLDELDSDEEWIVADEDGEEEDLDALISDPDLNDRASGNRVVGASKDPLAIPYLDDDEFEELLQGPFPPAPDNDEDGNAEVCETREDFITDEE; this is translated from the exons ATGGCATCGACTCAAGCTAATGCAAGTGAAAATCCGACTAACATTCCAGCTTCTCAGTCAGGAA GAGGAGTTTATAGATTGAAACACCACTTAGCAGGAACTCAAAAAGATGTTGGGGCTTGTACAACTGTTAGTGATGAAGTTAAGAAGCAAATGTGGGATGTTGTGAGTGGGTTACAAGTAAATTTGATGAAGAAAACAAACATGGGTGGGGTAAGCCCAGGAGAAGCTACTAAAGAAGTTGACACTACCGGtgaaaaaagaaagggaaaagaacTAGATGGCAACATATTCAATAAAACACACATTAGTACTCAACTAACAATCAACAATATATTTAAGAAGAATTTGAGAGAGAAAGTATGTTTAGAGATTAGTGCTTTTTTCTACAACAATGGCATCCCCTTTAATGTTTCAAGGAGTGAGGAATACAGTAGAATGTTTGAGAAAGCTATAAGATACGGACAAGGATTCAAGCCACCATCCTACCATGAATTAAGGGTGCCTCTTTTGAAGAAACACGTGGAGCTTGTTCAACAATCACTAGAGGAACATAGAGAATATTGGAAGCAGGTTGGTTGCACAATAATGACTGACGGTTGGACAGATAAGAGAAAACGGACCATCCTAAATTTTTTGGTTAATAGTCCTAAAGGGACTGTTTTTTTGAAATCCATTGATGCCTCTCACATTACTAAGACAGCTGATAAAATCTTTAAAATGATAGATGATGTGGTTGAAGAGGTTGGTGAAGAAAATGTCATCCAAGTTGTCACCGATAATGCGGCTAACTACAAAGCTGCAGGAGAAATgctaatgaaaaagagaaaaaagttgTTTTGGACGCCTTGTGCAGCACATTGCATTGATTTAAT AAATGCTCTTATTGCACTACTACACATCCACACTAAGGGGAAAGATTTGGTGAGGCCGGGTTTGACCCGTTTTGCAACTTCTTACCTTACTTTGGGATGTCTCAATGACAACAAAGGTTCCTTAATAAAAATGTTTCTTTCTGATCAATGGACTTCTAGTAATTTTGCAAAGACAAAAGATGGAAAGATAATTGCAAGTGTGGTGTTAGATAAGGTGTTTTGGAAGGAAGTCGTAATTTGCTTGAGGGCTGCCTACCCTCTTCTTCATGTGCTTCGTATGGTGGATTCAGAAGAAAAGCCGGCAATGGGATTTATTTATGAAGAAATGACAAGTGCAAAGGAGAAAATACGAGATGCATTTCAAGGAGTTGAGACAAG ttatataCCTATTTGGCATATTATTGATGCAAGATGGGGCAACCAACTTCATAGGCCATTGCATGCTGCAGTCTATTATTTGAATCCTCAGATTCATTATAGCTCTGGTTTTAAAATTGCTTATGAGCTTAAGAAGCAGTTTTATGCTTGTATGGAAAGGATGATAGGAAATCCAAATTTAATCACTAGGATGGAT GTTCACACAAAAAGGAGAAATCGTTTGAAAGCTAAAACCATGAATGATGTTGTGTTTGTGATGACAAATTCAAGATTAGCAAAGAAAAAACAAACTAGAAGAAGTCTTGATTATGACTATAGTCTTGATGAGTTGGACTCTGATGAAGAGTGGATTGTTGCTGAcgaagatggagaagaagaagatttagaTGCTCTAATCTCAGATCCTGATTTAAATGATCGAGCAAGTGGTAATAGAGTTGTTGGTGCCTCTAAGGATCCTTTGGCAATTCCTTatcttgatgatgatgagtttgaAGAACTTCTCCAAGGACCTTTTCCTCCTGCTCCTGATAATGATGAAGATGGTAATGCAGAAGTTTGTGAAACTCGTGAAGATTTTATAACTGATGAAGAATAG